The sequence gtgtatacactaccagtgagggttcgatgctcagtcccttgttccctgctttcatgagctattttcttcttgcaagtctatttgtacttcattttcatgatttgaattagtgaaatccaattcatattttctcttggaagatttatttacttttaaccaagtaggtagaaacgttttgcatgtagttgcattcatataagaggttgcatttcatacattctaccattcctcttcacttcttttatagcttctcttgagcttagcatgaggacatgctaatgtttaagtgtggggagattgataaaccactattttatggtttatcttatgcttaattgagtggtttttatcaactctttatccatttattcatactaatcgcatgctttatgttttccttcctgattttgtgctatgattgaaaacatgcttctttggcctttatattgctaatattaatcctctcttatcaccattagatgccttgatatgtgtgttaagtattttcagagattacagggcaggaatggcttagaggatggaaaggaaggatgcaaaagtagaaggaatacaagaaactgaaggaactgctaaagctgtccaacctgacctctctgcactcaaacagtcataacttgagttacagaggtccaaatgatgcggttctagttgcgttggaaagctaacgtccggggcttcgatttgatatataatttgctataactGCCTCGACGttaggcgatgcgaacgcgtgaatgacgcgcccgcgtcgtaTCTGCGAAttgcaatccgcgcgaacgcgtggacgatgcctccgcgtcacttttttgcgacctgaacgtaacaaaaACCGCTgggagtgatttctgggctgtttttgacccattttttagcctagaacacacagattagaggctataaagtgggggaatgcatccattcataatcatgctttaataattcataatttttagttttagatgtagtttttagagagagaggttctctcctctctcttaggatttaggattttagtatttctattagtttagttcaactcatcttcagtcacaggttcaatattccttttgttttatatttctcttttactttcagatgctttaatgcttgtattagttatgttgcctaattggcttatgaactccatgttagaattgatttttttatttaatataatttgaggtatttcagaattatgattgctttcttttatttatataaataatttagatttttcccttttggctttggttgagtcattggagacacttgagttatcaaactcattgttgattgaaaattgaaattcttcaagaattaattcgggttccaataactctaactttttccaaggaaagactaggacttgaggaatcagaattaattcatccacttaacttaccttcatagttagaggttaacaaagtgggagaaaaatctaattctcattacaattgataaggatagccaggataggacttccagttttcataccttgccaagagtctattttatagttagAGGAAATGACCAATTCggtacccgaaagattcaaacgctgatATTTTGGTACCCAACTATTGATATTGACAAAAAGGTACCtgaatgatttaaaatttttccAAGCGTGTCTAAGAGCTTGCCGGAACATAGCTCCGGTGAGTACAATGCTTACGTGGTGGCCGGTTTTTGCTGACAAGGTTAGTGTTATATTAGATGgaatttctaattttaattatgcTTATCCTACTTGGAAAATAAACTAAACCTAATTTGAACATTAGTTTTGCCCCAAATTAATTTTGTCCTAAAACCCAATTTTGCTCTCCTCGCTCTCTCGTAGAGCACGATCCCAATCTGGAAGATGCAAGCAGCTAGGGCTCGTGGAAAAGGTGGAACCGTGAGAAAGCACTCATCCATTCTAGCCTTCGACATTGATGGTGGTTCTGGAGTTGGTAGTAAAATCTACGATGGGTGTTGCTTTTGTCCCCTTCCGGTGGTTCCGTTGAAGTCGAAGACAAGTAGCAACCCTGATAGATGGTTTCTACGTTGCCCTCTGTGGAAGGTAAGGTTAAAATGTTGATGTTACGTGCGGAAATGATGCATTCTTCCTGGGTTTATTTTCTCCACTTTTTCAGATTTACTTTCCGATCTTCTTTAATTCATGAAATTTTTGTGCCATGCTAGAACACACAAAGACGTTGTGGGTATTTTCAATGGTTGGATGAAATTGAAGAGCAATGTGTGGAAGGAGAAGTTTCTTCGGAGAATAGCAACATGGTGAGCATAGCAGACCCAAAAAAGAAAAGCATAATCAACCAGGAGGGTAGTGATGGCCGGGAAAGGGATAGGATGATGATGGTGCTTCCTGTGGTTAATGACATGAAGGAGCAACTGAAGAGGGTTGAGttgttgttaattgttatctgtGTATTGCTTGGGTTAAATCTGGTTTTGAGTCTGCTGTGTATGGCTAAGTAGGAAGACAATGGTCAAATTTAAGATTTTAGGAATGAAATTTTGTTTATTTGTAATGTTCTCCTAATTGTAATTGAGATGAATTAATGGATGCACTCTTATTAGTCTTCTGTGACTGAGTTATTGCTTTTGAATTGTGAGCAAGCCATATATAAGATAGGTAAGCCATTGATGAAAAAATGGCATAAATAGAAGTTGTATAAAAACACCTGTCTCATAGCATGAAAACATAATCCATAAGTATCCAGAGTAACATACCTCAGACCCAAAATAACAAAAGTTTTGCCCCAAAAAACCTATCATGGCATAATGACAGTAATGTTGATAACAAGTAATACTAAATCAGGTCCAACATGGAACTAAAAACTAAACATGCCATAATGGCATTTAGTTGCATAGTATCTACATCAGGTCCAACATGgaactaaaaacaaaatgaaaacccAAGAAAGAAAGCTATCACTTCTTGATGCTTGCTGAAggctttttcttcttcaaggATGGGGTGGGCATGAAGCCTGTGAATCTGCTCTGTGTGGCTGGGCTTGCTGCTGCCATGGTTTCCCTAGTCATAGTTGGTGGCCTAGAGGATGCTGAATTTTGGGCTTGCAGAGTGGGCCTACCCAAAGGACCTTGTGACATTGACCCAAGCCCAGTACTTGGTCTTGCAGCATTGGTTGGTATAGCTGGGATCTGACAATTAGACCCAGCAGCATGGCTGGCAACCCTAGTTTGAGGTGCTGTTGAGGTTGGGGTTCTTCCTCTTCGAATGGTCCTGCCCCTGCCTCTTGTTGGTGGTATTGGTGGTGTTGGCTCTACTGGCCTTGCTGCCACTGGAGGCGCTGGTCCTGAGCTGGTTGCTGGTGTAGTGGTTGCATTAGGGGGTGCAGCAGTTGTTGTAGTAGATAAATCAGCCTCAGTGTTCTGTATCAGTTGGGTGATTAGTTTAAAAAGGGGCTTTCTCAGTTCCAGGTGCAACATTTTGGAAAGAACAAGGtttgaattaaaatacaaaagttTACCTCATCAGGTTGACTTTGTGGGTGGTTTTGAGTGAGGTTTTCCTCATCT is a genomic window of Arachis ipaensis cultivar K30076 chromosome B06, Araip1.1, whole genome shotgun sequence containing:
- the LOC110264066 gene encoding uncharacterized protein LOC110264066, with product MQAARARGKGGTVRKHSSILAFDIDGGSGVGSKIYDGCCFCPLPVVPLKSKTSSNPDRWFLRCPLWKNTQRRCGYFQWLDEIEEQCVEGEVSSENSNMVSIADPKKKSIINQEGSDGRERDRMMMVLPVVNDMKEQLKRVELLLIVICVLLGLNLVLSLLCMAK